In Ptiloglossa arizonensis isolate GNS036 chromosome 6, iyPtiAriz1_principal, whole genome shotgun sequence, the DNA window cTGAAATATTTACTCATACATTTATTGTgtgcaaataaaattcaaacaattAAGCATTAAACTCAGCAAAGATTAATTGAGATCAATgtgaaataaacatttttgaaGCAAAGCTTGCAAATACATTAGTGACAAGCTTCATCTTGTCTGTTGATCGTATGACAATCTTATATATTATCAGTCTACAAAGTTATACTAAACTTTTGCTTACATAAAAGTATTTAGATACAGTTGTCACAACAATATCAGCAATGTAGCATGCATTCACACAATCAATGCATGTAATATGTACATCATTCTATGATTAAAAATCCATTGTTTTCACGCTGCATTCGTACCACACAGGGATTGCTGTATATACTTAACCCTATTTGGTATGCATTTATGAGCTATATTTTCACcttcattattttaaaaacCTATAAACACTTCCTAATAACGAAATTGGCGAtcatattttgtatttcattaatttctttAGTTAATTTGAATTTCGCacttgtttttatatttaaagaaaGTTTCTGTACACTCTTACACTGCTTAAAATTGGAGCATCTCTAGAAATTGAAGGAATATTGAAGAAATGTCTAATTTGTATGTATTGTTGCACCACGTATTCAAGAACACTGATGATAAAAATGCATATTCAATCAATGCAAATCATTGTTAACGTGGATTCATTAAAATGTTCAGAAAAGCACTGTACTATGCACATATATAAATATGGTTTTGTATGTGTGTACAAAATTCTCAATGTTTAAACCTATCTTCAACGCCTCACAAATACTAAAAAACTTCGTTTATAGTTCCatgaaaaaatttataattcattGCAATGAATACACTATGTATGCAGTATATGTGATTTTAAATTCACCAATTGCAGTTCTGTGATATCTAACAAACCAAGTCCGTTTCTAATCTTCCAGTTTAACACTATGTAATAATTCAGTAACTCTTGGCACTGTTTGCCATTCTGTACTACTTCAAGATTTATCTTCATAACTTTTAGAAGCTTCTCTTTTTCTCAAAGCGACTTTGTAATATTGTTAAATAATCGTTTACCCCACCAAGATTCCAAATCAAATGGTTTGAAATCTGAAATGTTATAATTGAATTAAGTGAATAATGTGTAATTTTGAAATAAGAATTTAtagttgataaaaaaaataatttcatgaacTAACAGTACAGACATTATACAAATACAATGATTTCAATTTCTTATAGTAAATAATATCTTGCTGCAACTAATTACTCTGTAGTAATTAGTTTTATAACATTCATATTGTAATACTTAATGTTTTATaactaatatttatttacacttgAAAGAAAGAAGTGCAACTCACCTTGAAGGGTATCATTTGGTTCACCATCATTATAATATACTATAGAATGGGGATCTGAAATATAgagaatattatatttcaatcATGGATATTTAATAGAATCATAAAGACCTTATGTAATATATTCAGCCTTTTATATAAATAAGACTATAAATTTCTGCATACATTTTCAAAAGTAAACAAATATGTAGAATTTATTaactatttttaaacattacttACTAGAGTTTTCTGAACAATCTGAACCATCTGAAGATTCACTTCTTTGTCTTGTATTTACTTGATTCCAtgctaataaataaaaattatgaacttaatatattttatataaataagtaataatattgcatatgaaaatttatatcattttttctttcctatatcatttaaaaaaaatatatatatatacatttatttatttatttatatgcaTGCACAACCACATGTAAAGTGTACTTTGTACTACTGTGTTTTATACTTTCAACCTACATTCGTAAACAAATTTGATAAGTTCCTCATGTTGTGGTGTAATAACTTCTTGCAATTGATGCCTCTGTGAACTGAGTTTAGATTTCCCATTCATGTGAAAGACTGGTTTAGGCACATTACTGTGAAATCAACATTGATATTAGTATGTGAATAAATATGGAGAAATATTCTATACTATGTTATATAAACATAAATCTTTAAAGTATATGATATTTATGTATGTTATTTcatgaattataatttatattattgtaaaattataacataaagattaaatatatttgtttttatctGAGAATTGTGAATTGCGTAATGCTTAAAGTACAATGAGAGAGGGAGTAAGAAATAATGTAAGGTTAAGATGGGTTAGGGTACTAGTTACCGGGTGATCTCGTGGTCATCATCAGGATCTGCTTTTCTTGTTAAATCACGTAAAGTTTCCAGCCTCTCGAGATTTTGACTAATTCCTAAAAAATTATGATATTCAATATGCCCGATGTCATAACCGTTTACACTTTGAAATGCATGTAAAATATAATCATACTTCGGATACTAGTACCTCTTCGTGTCTTGGCGACAATTTTGCTAGGTCCTTTTGATACAGTATACATCTTCTTTGTAAGAACAGCACAATAATAACTGTGTACTCAACTTGCGATACCAGACCATCCGAGAATTATCTTAAATTCTTAGTTTAGAATCAAGTAATTTACACAAAACTCCAAACACTACCGAATGGATCAACCGCACGGGTTGAAATGATCAGCATGAAATACACGATGGATGAACCACGTGACCTTAGCTCGTGGTATCGCTTGCAATAATATATATTCAGGGGCATATATATGCATATCAATGGaaccaatttaaaaaattccaatatagatatttgcatacatatcaCGATTGACTGAAACAATTAAATACTTATTACTGCTTTTGATAtagatataattatttaaatacattacaaatatcatttcattaaaaaaaaattattcaaatttattttattcattgtttttaatatcaatttgttATAAAACAGATTATTTTATCATGTATTTAttgctaataaaaataaaaatttgatcgaagaaaaatagaacCTTCATTCTTTCACTAAGTCTTACATTATATTTGTTAATATATTTCACTAGTGAATAACGAAATAATTCGAATCATAGAGATAtgattaatataaatttacttACTATTCATTATAAGTAAATAAGCTTTTTTAagttttcttataatttataaatttgaaaatgattaaatacaTACTATCAAGtactaatttatataattaaattgcaAACATAACACGTTACTATTACTTTGCACAATATAGTACTTTGCTATTTTGTTTAACATTATGCATCGTAATTTTGTGTCATTGTATGTCAGGATTGAAGTTATTTATGAATAAATTACTATTAACAAACTAGAATTAGGAAAtgtttattgtaaataaaagaaattacgtataacgtttaacaaacTTGTAATTTTAAAAGCACAAAGGAATTCGtgcaaatataaattaattacaattttttcaataacATGCAATATTGAAATGATTATATaaatcgaaataataattcttcaGATATATTACCTACAAATTTGATTGGAATTATACATGTGAATTTTCAATGTCATTTACATAAATAAGGAGATATTGTTTCCTATACAGTCTAATTTACATACGTATTCAAAATACACTGAATACGCAAAAAGTGTAATGTCAAACACATTTTGCAATAATAGAACTGAATATGTTCAGTGTCATGATGTATTTTGCACTGGTCatcaaaaataatataactttagcaaaaatattttactattcaATATTAAAATAACATATTCATAAATAGAAAGGATACAATTCATTTAAGAGTTTTATAAAATCAAATAGTGGAACATAATGTTATATAATCGTTACCTTGCAAATTTTTAtcacatttttaaaattatgtgaagaatgttaattttatttatagctTCAAACATATCTTTTAAAATATGATAATACTTAAAATCGCGAATATAAAATTCACATAAAATTCCTTATTACCAATGATATtcttatattataatttcagaatatattaattatttgcaaTATCAGTACATAAGTATAACACTtctagcaataataataataatatattactctacgataataatacttttataaaaatcaaaattactaTAATAGTAAATATATATCATGTTTATATAGAATATTGAATAAAcaagaaaaatacttctatctaTAGCTTGATAAAATCaattatttaatgaaatatttacttCTTTGCATTTGAGTCTGCAAATTTGCAAAATgcaattgtataataatttttatacagcTGCAAGGCATGGTATAACACATTGCGatataaatgttattttaaacACCATGtgttctttatatatatataacataaaTTAGTATTTCTATTTCAGCATTACATGTTTACGCGTAACgattattttaattgtaaaataagctattcattgttattaaatttttacaacATACAGAAATGCTAATTTACGATCGTGTAATATCAATTACAATCTTAAGTACATGTAAGCGCAAAGCACGTTCCCTTTCCTTATCCTTTTCTTTATTCCTGATTCATTTTATCAGTGTTCCTAATATCAAGTGTTATTAGAAATATTGATTTGTTAAACAGAGTAATCTGATGATTGAATCAACCTcaacattaatttctacatTCTGTAAGAAACTTAAATGTTAAAGCAGTACTTAGAGAGCAAATAAAGATTTATCTTGATCTTTATTAATTTGGCGTTGAATGTTCGAATTGCCAGCATTTGCAGTACTTCCAGTAGCAGTAGTTGTTGTAGGCAGAGTCGGTAAAGCTTCAGCTGCAGCAGCTCTTTCTGCTAAGAAACGTTCAAATTCGGACGATGTTAAAGATTCCTGGTCACCATGTGCTCCCggctaaaaagaaatataattgttTGCTTAATCATGAGTTACATCAGACGGAATAATTTAaaacactttttttttaattatttggaaacattaaaattatattaagcCATTTTTAAACAAGTAAATGAATAACATTTTCCtgttttcaaaaaattaattttattattacacaTGACTCACCGTATGATCTAACCAGGCAGCCATTTCATTAAATTCAGATTCCCGGTTCAGCTAAATattaaaacaaagaaaagaaataaaaaaaaacatatcaaacaaaatgtaaaacataaatatatgcatatatgtgGGCAAAGTATAGCATAaggaaaacaagaaaaaaattaaacattccatGCTCTAAAAAGCTATACAGCAAAGGATATTAGCAACTTCTTATGCTTGagtattataaaaatgattCTGGCATTCTTACCTTTCTCTAGagtagaaaattttaaagttctttatataaatttctaacttaattatttaaaaccaTATAGCATTACAATAATaaagtttaataaaaattgttaaaaaattgttcagtaCATATAGTGAATTTAGTTtttgtaagtaaataaataattaatattacttAAATAGTCGTATTAACTAATATTTTGCAATAATCAGTATAGTAAGGGTAGGAGTTACGCACAGAAGTAGCAGTAGTAGAAGCAACTGTAGAAGCAACTGTAGAAGCAACTGTAGAAGCAATCTGCTGGGAAATTTTAGGATTATTGCGGTTGAGAATCGCTGTACTGAGGCTTCCTTCGCTCACCTCTTCCAAATTATCCTCATATTTGCTACCACTGTAAGAAAAATAAGTTAGTATTATTTCATATAGAATTGttaagaaattcgaaactcaaTTTAATATCAGAAACCTGTTCTTTATAGTTTCATAAGATGCATTGCGTGACTGTACAAACATATCAAATTCGTCACTATCaccttccttctttttttttcgatctaCCTTATTTTTATCACTATTTTCAGATATACCTATAATGTAATATAAACATTATAATACATCTTCTATtcactaaaaatatttaatgcttACCCATTCCTGCCATTTGCTTTTCCAAAGCATCTGTTTCATCAGATAAATCTATAAGAGAATCAGCTTCTTGTTTACTAGTTGATGAAGTAGAATCCATATTTAGTGAATGACCAATTGTTTGCGCTAAAATAGTACTTGCAGGTACAGCTTTATTTTTTACGAAACGTGAATAAcgcaaaaataaattgtttaattcATCATTGATACGTAATAATTCTGCTGTCATTTCATCATGTGCTAACTTTCCAATTAAATCAACAACACGCTTTTGCATTGCTTTGCATGTTGAATGAAGTTCCTATAatcattaaatttattaaaacaatattgaattaatgttttatataaatatgttaTAATTGTTTTAGTATTGCATATAAATGGTGTGTCtgattaaacaaaattaaataattatttaaagtgGGAAAGATATTTTTTACTCTTCAAATGTCTTATATTCATAcagttaaaaattcaaaatcttcAACATCTAGTTGTTCACTTTTGCTTCGATCTGAGCTTGTAAAATATGTCATAATTTCTGATaaaatatgcatatttttttgtACAACATCGAGATCACTTTGTAATTTAGCCAACTGTTGTTCATTCAGTAGAGTTACTTGTCCCGATGGTTGAATTTGAAATTGTTGAACTTGTGTTACTAAAGGAGTTACTGATTGTTGTTCAGTTGTAGAGACATTTATAGTACTTTGCTCTGATTCAGGTACACTCTGcaacaatataaataataaaaaatatattatatttgaatagtTATTTGTTACATTATAATAATCTTACTCTTTCTGGAGTAATAATAGGTGCCGTTGCATCTAAATCGGTCATtggaaattgtatgccttttgCTTTTAGTTCTTGATATACTTGCACAACGCCTTGATTATGTGGTTGATGACGGAATGTTTCTGCCCATGTTTGAATCAAACTTAAGACTTTGTTTTGTACTTCTGCCGGGGGTTCATTTTTTGGTCCAATTAATTTAACCAATTCTTGTACAAATTCTCTTGAACAAGCAGCAGCATGAAAGCGTTTTCCACAATTTTTTACACACGTTTCCAATACCtagtatgttattattatttcatatgAAAGTATCTATAAACTCTCATTTTTATGAGCATTtgtgataaattaataatttattcttaAAAGCTATGATTaatctaaatatttaaattaactaTGACTGAAATCTATATCAtgtaacaataaaaataaaaagccttgaaaaaaattaaaccaagaaatgaattccttgtattattattcaattatataaagTAATTTTAATGTATTGTACATATTGtatctaaaatataaattttatcaaatatttaagtACTAACAGTAAGAGTATACATGACTACAGTATAATTTTTTGCTGCAGCATGATTGAGCCTACGCCTAATTGCTCTAATTGCGTCCCTTGTTCCATCCTCTGTTTCATTTATAATATCACATATTTCCATGTTAAGTGCCCAATTTTCACTTAACAAAATAGGATCTGTAGCTTGCTCTAGAATAAACAAATAATGATGATATGTATTATTAATTACAGTTTTCCTTTATACAAAATGTTTTATAAGCTACAAATGATATTATAGATGCTTGAAGTCATATATACATTGATAGACGAAATTCATagcatacaaatatttatatctaCTGACGTGTAGACAACAGTTTGTAGGATTGAAACTTATAAActgattattaatttatattcaacTCATCAacgcgaaatattttacaaagaaaatatgaaaattacctATTCTCCGGCCTACTGGTGTTGAAAACGGATTAACATTCATTCCAAAAAATGACATTGTTGCACAATATATGAAACCGTTTCAAGATTTAATAATGTTACTTTGACTCACTTGTGCATATATAAGGCACGTTACAAATTTTGATAGAAACAATATTTGATATTAATTTACAACTTTCTTCTTGCACTGAATGGCAGTATCATATGACCCTACACGACGATAAAGGCAGACGCAAAGTGTTAGAAACACCGACCAATCACATACAGCTCTATATGTATAGTGATACGATTGGTTGTAATTTTATCCTAGTttccaaaaaaaataaaacatttaattcgacataaatttattaattaggTTTATGATTCAAGAAGAATCAggtatttatcaattttatgtaTTTGCAAAAGCTAAATGACGTtttgcaattttattaaattataatttaatcatattttctatttaacATGTTCTGTGTGAAATAGATGCATGTTTCAAGGAGGAACAAAAGCCTCGAAGAACTATTTGCTTAATAATAAAATCTGTCAAATTCTGAAATATGGAATTCAAGTTTTCATTTTATAAGATGTAATCAGTCGGTGCCACCGCGTCAATTGAGTCACCATCCTTGTTAAACCATTTTAATGATTATCAATGTCACTTCATCAATCGATGCCATCGCTCGATACATTAGTTCATGATCGATCGGACACAACTACGAAAATTGTATTACCTCGAAATAGTCTCACCAAATGTATTaagttttaaaagaaataaaagactattgatttgtatacatatattatttattaaaattcaagTGTTAAACATGAAAAATGGTATCGACTAAATAGCCCTGTGTTCCTAACACAAACTTGAACTCTTTAAAGGATATTTTGCATATTTCTAAAGGTTTTTAGGTTTCTAATAagtctaaaattttgagtttaataATATAGACCCTGCTCTTTAAGAAACCCCAAAGAAAGAAATTGGGAACTGTTCACTCCAATGCCTTAACACACGATGTGTGAAGGGGGACGGCCCTCGCCGTACTACCTTTTCTCACTCCTCCCAGTCAGCTATTTAGAGAATAACTACACCAATAAGTCCACTGTGCTCCTAAttctcataaaaaaaaaatgcgttaGGAAAATTAGTTTATGCGATAAATTAATAAGAACCAAATTGTACACCAAATATTTTATGTTTAGGATATAAAAACATAACGTCAATAGATATAATTGCAGAAATTTACAAATGTATCTACAAAAATCCTGAATAAGGTTTTTATTTGAAACCAAAGAGTAAACGACAAAGAaaagattttaataataaaaagaaactctGCTTGATATTATCGTTTATATGCATCAAGATGAACTTGATATATTGCTCCCATAAGTTTATCGTAAATAAATACGTCGACTTGTTGGCAGTATTTACCAAACAAATTCTGTTTCAATGTAATATGTACGCAAAATGATGACATTCTTCCATGCATCATAATAATATTCACATCTAAAATTCTACAACCCTGAACACCTAATCTCCACATGTGTGCAAAATCCTTTTGAAACTATTTGCTCATAACTTATAGATGACCTGATCTCACTAGTTTCTTTACAAATACCACAGACATAAGCCGACTGTTTTTCCACTCATGTATGATGTAAAATTTATCCTTATTGTTTAAAGCTGTCCACCCAGGCAGACCTTGATGTTGTTTTGGACTGAGACCTATTTATCCAAATTTCATCTGGCCACTTTAAACTGTATTGTACCGTAACAAAATGGCAGGCAATAAAAGTATACAACTTATTTTCGAAACGCCCTCTATAATTCTAGATGTTGAACATAGAGTATATAATTACTAGATACTATTtccatttttgtattttaattcttGATAACCACCTGATTGAACCGTGAAGAATGTTCCGaaactaaaataataattctcgtCGCGCGGCAACCAATAAaaactttaaaaattaaataccttTTTTGCTACGTAAAAtcttataaattaattattatttttgtgatTTATTATATgtgatttataaaaaatatttaaaaatgtttgttcAAGAAGATGTTCCTACTATTCTTCAAGAATTCGTGCAACCTCGTACAATAAATCAAAATatgcttataaatataattattgatcAAGGTCCGAAGGGAGAAGCTGGAAAACTTTTTTTTGAAGATGGAAttaatttaaacgaaacaaaggaaattcgaattgaatttcTTAGTACGTAATGCGAATTATATAATtgaatttatattattgtatCTAGTCCTTTacatttcttatttcagatattttaaaaattgatcatGTCTGGATGATGCCAAATCttgttaaattaaaattgtcTAATAATGTTATAGAAACGATAGAAAATCTAGATACCCTTATTCATTTAAGAGAGTTAGATCTTTCTTTTAATCGCattaaaataatggaaaatttaaataatttgacgAATTTGGAAATATTACTTCTATACAATAATGAAATCAGTAAAATAGAAGGCATAGATAATCTATGCAATCTTACAATTTTTAGCATTGGTAATAATGCCATAGAAGATTGGGAACATGTAATATCTATAATGACTATTTTTCATTTGAAACTAAATCTGTATATATTTGTatctataaaattataattttaggtATTGTATTTAAGAAAGTTGAAGAAGTTACACAGCTTAAATATGAGTGGAAATCCATGTACTAAAGAAACTGGATACTTAGATTATGTATTTGCATTTATAcctcaattattttattatcaatataaaataataaccaATGAAGAACGAAAAGCAGCTACAGAAAAGCATtagtaattacaaaattataaatatataataatatatttacaatgaAACTACATAACTATGTTTTTACCTTACTCAGTCGTGCCTTACAAACTTTAGAAGAGACGGAagctaaagaaaaagaaaaaatatatttacagcaACAATCTGAAGAAAAATTAGTTTTTCTTATTAATGCATATATGGAATATCTTGATGGAGATTACCTTTTTCAACAAATGTTTGCAAATGATAAAGGTAAAAAAGATTATTTTCATctgtaagaaatataaatatagttgaagaaacaaaaagaaaactaaaaactacaatatttctttatattataattgttaacaattatgaataactgttttattattttatgtataaGATACATATGAAATCGTTACCCACATTGATTTTATATTTAGAGGGAATAGAATTATCTATGATAAATGAAGATACTCAAAATGCTTATGAAGAATATAAAGAAAGTTTTCCATTAATTTGTCAAGAGCTTTGTGAATTTGGTGTAAAAGAACATGAAACACGGATGAATGAAATAAACCTCTTCACAAATGCTATTAATGAAGGTAAAAGAGTTTCTCAGAATCAAGGCAGAGAGTAAGTAATATAATATGTAATCTATATGGGATGAAAGTGATACTAATAATTTAATTGAGATTATAATATTAACTTCTTTATCATTTCATATCACAGAATTGTAAACGATA includes these proteins:
- the LOC143148040 gene encoding MAPK regulated corepressor interacting protein 2 isoform X1; its protein translation is MYTVSKGPSKIVAKTRRGTSIRRISQNLERLETLRDLTRKADPDDDHEITRNVPKPVFHMNGKSKLSSQRHQLQEVITPQHEELIKFVYESWNQVNTRQRSESSDGSDCSENSNPHSIVYYNDGEPNDTLQDFKPFDLESWWGKRLFNNITKSL
- the LOC143148040 gene encoding MAPK regulated corepressor interacting protein 2 isoform X2, with translation MYTVSKGPSKIVAKTRRGISQNLERLETLRDLTRKADPDDDHEITRNVPKPVFHMNGKSKLSSQRHQLQEVITPQHEELIKFVYESWNQVNTRQRSESSDGSDCSENSNPHSIVYYNDGEPNDTLQDFKPFDLESWWGKRLFNNITKSL
- the LOC143147917 gene encoding TOM1-like protein 2 isoform X4; this translates as MSFFGMNVNPFSTPVGRRIEQATDPILLSENWALNMEICDIINETEDGTRDAIRAIRRRLNHAAAKNYTVVMYTLTVLETCVKNCGKRFHAAACSREFVQELVKLIGPKNEPPAEVQNKVLSLIQTWAETFRHQPHNQGVVQVYQELKAKGIQFPMTDLDATAPIITPERSVPESEQSTINVSTTEQQSVTPLVTQVQQFQIQPSGQVTLLNEQQLAKLQSDLDVVQKNMHILSEIMTYFTSSDRSKSEQLDVEDFEFLTELHSTCKAMQKRVVDLIGKLAHDEMTAELLRINDELNNLFLRYSRFVKNKAVPASTILAQTIGHSLNMDSTSSTSKQEADSLIDLSDETDALEKQMAGMGISENSDKNKVDRKKKKEGDSDEFDMFVQSRNASYETIKNSGSKYEDNLEELNRESEFNEMAAWLDHTPGAHGDQESLTSSEFERFLAERAAAAEALPTLPTTTTATGSTANAGNSNIQRQINKDQDKSLFAL
- the LOC143147917 gene encoding TOM1-like protein 2 isoform X2 gives rise to the protein MSFFGMNVNPFSTPVGRRIEQATDPILLSENWALNMEICDIINETEDGTRDAIRAIRRRLNHAAAKNYTVVMYTLTVLETCVKNCGKRFHAAACSREFVQELVKLIGPKNEPPAEVQNKVLSLIQTWAETFRHQPHNQGVVQVYQELKAKGIQFPMTDLDATAPIITPERSVPESEQSTINVSTTEQQSVTPLVTQVQQFQIQPSGQVTLLNEQQLAKLQSDLDVVQKNMHILSEIMTYFTSSDRSKSEQLDVEDFEFLTELHSTCKAMQKRVVDLIGKLAHDEMTAELLRINDELNNLFLRYSRFVKNKAVPASTILAQTIGHSLNMDSTSSTSKQEADSLIDLSDETDALEKQMAGMGISENSDKNKVDRKKKKEGDSDEFDMFVQSRNASYETIKNSGSKYEDNLEEVSEGSLSTAILNRNNPKISQQIASTVASTVASTVASTTATSPGAHGDQESLTSSEFERFLAERAAAAEALPTLPTTTTATGSTANAGNSNIQRQINKDQDKSLFAL
- the LOC143147917 gene encoding TOM1-like protein 2 isoform X3; translation: MEICDIINETEDGTRDAIRAIRRRLNHAAAKNYTVVMYTLTVLETCVKNCGKRFHAAACSREFVQELVKLIGPKNEPPAEVQNKVLSLIQTWAETFRHQPHNQGVVQVYQELKAKGIQFPMTDLDATAPIITPERSVPESEQSTINVSTTEQQSVTPLVTQVQQFQIQPSGQVTLLNEQQLAKLQSDLDVVQKNMHILSEIMTYFTSSDRSKSEQLDVEDFEFLTELHSTCKAMQKRVVDLIGKLAHDEMTAELLRINDELNNLFLRYSRFVKNKAVPASTILAQTIGHSLNMDSTSSTSKQEADSLIDLSDETDALEKQMAGMGISENSDKNKVDRKKKKEGDSDEFDMFVQSRNASYETIKNSGSKYEDNLEEVSEGSLSTAILNRNNPKISQQIASTVASTVASTVASTTATSLNRESEFNEMAAWLDHTPGAHGDQESLTSSEFERFLAERAAAAEALPTLPTTTTATGSTANAGNSNIQRQINKDQDKSLFAL
- the LOC143147917 gene encoding target of Myb1 membrane trafficking protein isoform X1, coding for MSFFGMNVNPFSTPVGRRIEQATDPILLSENWALNMEICDIINETEDGTRDAIRAIRRRLNHAAAKNYTVVMYTLTVLETCVKNCGKRFHAAACSREFVQELVKLIGPKNEPPAEVQNKVLSLIQTWAETFRHQPHNQGVVQVYQELKAKGIQFPMTDLDATAPIITPERSVPESEQSTINVSTTEQQSVTPLVTQVQQFQIQPSGQVTLLNEQQLAKLQSDLDVVQKNMHILSEIMTYFTSSDRSKSEQLDVEDFEFLTELHSTCKAMQKRVVDLIGKLAHDEMTAELLRINDELNNLFLRYSRFVKNKAVPASTILAQTIGHSLNMDSTSSTSKQEADSLIDLSDETDALEKQMAGMGISENSDKNKVDRKKKKEGDSDEFDMFVQSRNASYETIKNSGSKYEDNLEEVSEGSLSTAILNRNNPKISQQIASTVASTVASTVASTTATSLNRESEFNEMAAWLDHTPGAHGDQESLTSSEFERFLAERAAAAEALPTLPTTTTATGSTANAGNSNIQRQINKDQDKSLFAL
- the LOC143147918 gene encoding dynein regulatory complex subunit 3 isoform X1, translating into MFVQEDVPTILQEFVQPRTINQNMLINIIIDQGPKGEAGKLFFEDGINLNETKEIRIEFLNILKIDHVWMMPNLVKLKLSNNVIETIENLDTLIHLRELDLSFNRIKIMENLNNLTNLEILLLYNNEISKIEGIDNLCNLTIFSIGNNAIEDWEHVLYLRKLKKLHSLNMSGNPCTKETGYLDYVFAFIPQLFYYQYKIITNEERKAATEKHYRALQTLEETEAKEKEKIYLQQQSEEKLVFLINAYMEYLDGDYLFQQMFANDKEGIELSMINEDTQNAYEEYKESFPLICQELCEFGVKEHETRMNEINLFTNAINEGKRVSQNQGREIVNDIQHKKTEILTSVKHLLKKIVGDVDTTILEEISQKVQQHFDEFNDVITDGWTNLMSLEIELHEQIQDIIEIFRINISDMVDSCLNTIRGYFLQLRNREAEYNDTINGLILYYLSGFGDDLNIQSHLVNLCGDKDALNYNLANSHEKHLQVIDAWEDKILNRLKNWLEEYTEQLIKEENERNNQQILEISHFADAQQKEFSSLQLLQQLHLNIHDTEVIQALDT
- the LOC143147918 gene encoding dynein regulatory complex subunit 3 isoform X2; this encodes MFVQEDVPTILQEFVQPRTINQNMLINIIIDQGPKGEAGKLFFEDGINLNETKEIRIEFLNILKIDHVWMMPNLVKLKLSNNVIETIENLDTLIHLRELDLSFNRIKIMENLNNLTNLEILLLYNNEISKIEGIDNLCNLTIFSIGNNAIEDWEHVLYLRKLKKLHSLNMSGNPCTKETGYLDYVFAFIPQLFYYQYKIITNEERKAATEKHYRALQTLEETEAKEKEKIYLQQQSEEKLVFLINAYMEYLDGDYLFQQMFANDKEGIELSMINEDTQNAYEEYKESFPLICQELCEFGVKEHETRMNEINLFTNAINEGKRVSQNQGREIVNDIQHKKTEILTSVKHLLKKIVGDVDTTILEEISQKVQQHFDEFNDVITDGWTNLMSLEIELHEQIQDIIEIFRINISDMVDSCLNTIRGYFLQLRNREAEYNDTINGLILYYLSGFGDDLNIQSHLVNLCGDKDALNYNLANSHEKHLQVIDAWEDKILNRLKNWLEEYTEQLIK